The Streptomyces collinus DNA segment GAGCGACGAGCTGCGGCAGCGACGGCGCTCTCTCACCACCCAGGGAGGGCCACCGACGGATCCAGTACGTGGTGTGTCTGCGGTTGTCGCAGCGCCAGTTCCGGCCTGACTCCTCGGTCCGCCGCTCCCGCGTGTCCGTCCGCCCGGCCTCCGCCGTCACGAGCGGGTTGGCACAGGCCGACGTTGCGATGGCGGAGGTCAGCTGCTCCTCGTCGAGGAGGGTGGCCCGGAATCCGGATCCGGTGAGCCGGCTCGCGAGGTGGTCGGCGGCGCGCACGACACACTTCTGCGCTCCGACCAGGCCGCCCCCGCGCGCGGCCACCGCTTCCGCGCACATTTCCGGATCGAGCTTCAACGCGATCCAGGTGATGCGTACGGCCGGCGCACCCGTCTGTTCCTGCAGGGGCGCGTAGTTGGCGACGGCCACGGACTGCTTGGGCAGATGGATCGCGGGCGCGGGCTGGGTGTGGAGCACGACCTGCGCCGACTCCAGCCGGATGCCGTCCACCTCCAAGGCGTCGTGCACCAGAGAGAGCGGCAACGGCTGATTGTTCCGCTCGGCCCGCAGCGCCGTGGCGTCGGCCTCGACATGCAGGACCGCGGTGACGAACGTGCCGTCCCCGACGATTCCGACGGGTCGGCGGTCGCGGCCTGTGTACGTGTACGTCCGCAGACTCGGGTCGCACTCCACAGCGGGCGCCAGCCCTGGCTCCGTGCCCTCCGGTATCGGCGTACTCGCGGCCCGTCGTTGCCGTGCACGCAACGCCTGAGCCGTGGCCAGCCACTCGGGCAGCGAACGCCCGCGGCGACGGAGGAAGGAGAGCAGCAGCAGACAGCCGGCGAGGACGGCTGCGGGCACCACGGCCACGGGATCGATCACCCATCCGACGAGCAGGATGGCCGCGGCGACCTCGAACAGGACAAGGCGTTGCAACCGGAATGCTCCGAGCTGACCCGAACGCACCCTGGAGTGGAGTCCGCCCGGCGTGGCCGGCCGCTGCGCCGATCCCTGCCCGGCCGCCGAAGCACCCCGTGTCCGCGATCGGTCACGGGATCGGGCGCGCACCCCCGAAGCCATCACTCCATCCCCCCGTTCTACTGACAGCCCGCTGCCGTTTCAGCACCGCACCATGCCCGTGAAGGCCCGGGCACCCTACCCGCTCCACAAGTCCCCGCGGATACCAGGCATAGTAGGGGGCCGCTCTGACACCGGGCGGTCGGCCATGACACACCAGGCGAGCGCGGCACATGTGAACACGGGGAGAGACAAGCAGAGATGGCATCTCGGCGCGACCAGCTCAATGCCTACACCTTCGCGAAGCGCCGCATGCTCGCGGCTTTCCTGCAGTCGTCGCCCGACGGTTCGGAGGAGGGGGCGCCTCGTCCACTGCGCGCGGTCATCCCGGGCGCCATCGTGGCTGTGGTCGTCATGGCCGTCTTCGGGGCCTGGGGCATGTTCAAACCCACCGCACCAAAGGGCTGGGACGAGCCCAACGCCAAGGTGATCGTCGCCAGTGACTCGACGACGCGCTACGTCGTTCTGAAGACCGGCAAACAGGTTCAGCTGCACCCGGTCCTCAACATGGCCTCCGCGAAACTGCTCCTCGACGAAGGCCAGGGCGATGTGGTGACCGTCGCCGAGTCCGTACTCGACAACGGCAAGATCCCCCACGGGGCCACCATCGGCATCCCGTACGCGCCCGACCGTCTCCCCTCGGCGTCCGAGGCGGGCGGCGAGAAGCGCTGGGCTGTCTGCGAACGCCCCAGCGCGGGCGGCGAGTCCATCCAGAAGGCCGCCCTGGTCCTCGCCTCCCGCGACTTGAAAGCGACCGAGGGCAAGGGCGAGAAACTGACGGGCGGGCAACTGCTCTACGTCGTGGCCCCGGACGGAAAGCACTACGTGGTGGACGCGAGCGGACGCTCGTACCCCGTCGACAAGAGCAACGAACTGCTGCTGCGCGCCGTCGTCGGCTCCGGAGGCAAGCCGCAGCAGGTCTCCGGTGAGTGGCTGGAGACCCTGCACACCGGCGACCCGATCTCCTTCCCCGAGATCCCCGGCCAGATCGGTGTCGCGGCCGACGCCCCAGGTCAACTGGACGACAAGACCAACAAGGTAGGCATGGTCCTCAAGGCGTCCGACCTCAACAGTGATCAGTACTACGTGGTGCTGCCCGGCAGGGTCGCCCCCGTCTCGGCCTTCACCGCCCAACTCCTGCTGTTCAGCGAAGAGCTGGCCTCCCTCGGCCAGGCCGGTGAAGCCCAGGACATGAGCCCGGGTGCGATCGTCCCGGGCAAGCCGTTCGGCACCGAGCACCGCTGGCCGACCGAAAACCCCCAGCCCGTCAACGACGGTTCCGGCACCGCGGGAAGCCGCGGCACCGTCTGCAACGTCCTGCGCGGCGTCGACGCCGGCTCGGGGGCCACGACCCTGAGCACCTGGGCCGGCACCGACTTCCCGGCCAAGCTCCCCACCGGCTCCTCCAGCGCCTACGTCACCCCCGGCTCCGGCCAGCTCTACCGCCAGTTCCAGGGCAGGGAGACCAAGGCCGGCCCCGTCTTCCTCGTCACCGACACCGGCCTGCGCTATGTCCTGCAGTCCAACGCCGACAGCGGCGCGGACGACGCCGGCATCGGCACGACGGCCAAGGACCGCCGGCAGGCCCAGCAGGAGGCCCAACAGGCCCAGACCCGGCTCGGCTACAAGGATCTGGACCCCGCGCCGATCCCCGCCGCCTGGTCGGAGTTCCTGCCGACCGGCCCACGCCTGTCGACGACGGCGGCCCGCCAGCCGCAGGGATCCTGAGAGGGCCGGACATGCCACACCTGCCCTCCCTCCTCCGGACGGCGACCACAGTGGTGGCCGCGACCGTGCTCACGACCGCCCCCGTCGTCCTCGCGCCCCCCGCGGCGGCGGCCGACCTCCCGTACTCGGATCAGTGCGCGTTCCCCAACGGCAAGTACCCGGGGCGTCCCTGGTCCCTGCAACGCGTCCTCCTGGACGAGCTGTGGAGCCAGTCCACGGGCAAGGGCATGCGGGTGGCGGTGATCGACACCGGCGTCGACGTGACCAATCCCCAGCTCACCGACGCGGTCGATGCGAAGAGCGGCCGCAACTTCCTGCCGGAGAACCTCAAGGACGACGACGGCAACCCGATCGAGCGGGGCAAGGAGAACGGCACCACGGACACGGTCGGCCACGGCACCAAGGTCGCCGGCATCATCGCGGCCCGGCCCGCGAAGGGCACCGGCTTCGTGGGACTGGCCCCCGACGCGACGATCATCCCGATCCAGCAGAACGACGCGGAGGGCAACGGCGACGTCGGCACCCTGACCGCCGCGATCCGCTACGCCGTCCAGGCCGGGGCCGACGTCATCAACATCTCCCAGGACACCACGAAGCCGATGACGTCGACGTCCGATCTGAAGCTGGCGATCGACCAGGCCCTGAACAAGAAGATCGTGGTCGTGGCCTCGGCGGGCAACGACGGCCTCGGCGGCAACGTCAAGGAGACCTACCCCGCTTCCTACGAGGGCGTTCTCGCCGTCGCCGCCTCGGACCGCAACAACGAACGCGCCGCCTTCTCCCAGTCCGGCGAGTTCGTCGGCGTCGCGGCCCCCGGCGTCGACATGATCTCCACGGTCCCCAAGGGCGGTCACTGCTCCGACAACGGTACGAGCTTCTCGGCGCCGTACGTCGCCGGACTCGCGGCGCTGATCAAGGCGAAGCACCCCGACTGGACGGCCCAGCAGATCGTCGCCCAGATCGAACAGACAGCGGAGCGCACCACCGCGGGCCACGACCGCCTGGTCGGCTGGGGAGTGGTCGACCCCGTACGAGCCCTGACGCAGGACGAACACCCCCTGGAATCTCCCAGCCCTCAGGCAGGCTTGGGCAAACCCGAAGCCCCCACCCCGGCCAAGTTCCAGATCGGCGAAACCGCCGAGGAGCGCAACGCCCGCCTCGCCACCTACGTGGCCGTGGGCGCGGTGGTCCTCGTCGCGGGGATGGGTGGCACGGCGGTGGCGCTCCGGGACGCCCGGCGCAGGCAGAGGCGACGCGCGGAAGGCGGGTCATGGACGCGCTGACCGAACTGAATGTCCTCGGCCTCATCCTGTCCGCCGTGCTGCTGGCCATGGCCTGCATCAAGGCGGACCGCGTCCGGGCCTGGCGCGCCGGCATCAACCCGTCGGCCGAAGAACTGTCTGACGCCTCCTTCGTCGCCGCTCGCGTCATCTTCGTCGCCTTCGCCGGTGTCGGCATCTACCTGTGCGTGCAGGGTTTTGGAGTCTCCGATGACACGGC contains these protein-coding regions:
- the eccE gene encoding type VII secretion protein EccE, whose protein sequence is MASGVRARSRDRSRTRGASAAGQGSAQRPATPGGLHSRVRSGQLGAFRLQRLVLFEVAAAILLVGWVIDPVAVVPAAVLAGCLLLLSFLRRRGRSLPEWLATAQALRARQRRAASTPIPEGTEPGLAPAVECDPSLRTYTYTGRDRRPVGIVGDGTFVTAVLHVEADATALRAERNNQPLPLSLVHDALEVDGIRLESAQVVLHTQPAPAIHLPKQSVAVANYAPLQEQTGAPAVRITWIALKLDPEMCAEAVAARGGGLVGAQKCVVRAADHLASRLTGSGFRATLLDEEQLTSAIATSACANPLVTAEAGRTDTRERRTEESGRNWRCDNRRHTTYWIRRWPSLGGERAPSLPQLVALVTAVPTLATTFSLTLRQGERKEVSVCGHLRVTGRSDDELVAARRAVQAAARHTGMGLARLDREQVPGMLATLPLGGAR
- the eccB gene encoding type VII secretion protein EccB translates to MASRRDQLNAYTFAKRRMLAAFLQSSPDGSEEGAPRPLRAVIPGAIVAVVVMAVFGAWGMFKPTAPKGWDEPNAKVIVASDSTTRYVVLKTGKQVQLHPVLNMASAKLLLDEGQGDVVTVAESVLDNGKIPHGATIGIPYAPDRLPSASEAGGEKRWAVCERPSAGGESIQKAALVLASRDLKATEGKGEKLTGGQLLYVVAPDGKHYVVDASGRSYPVDKSNELLLRAVVGSGGKPQQVSGEWLETLHTGDPISFPEIPGQIGVAADAPGQLDDKTNKVGMVLKASDLNSDQYYVVLPGRVAPVSAFTAQLLLFSEELASLGQAGEAQDMSPGAIVPGKPFGTEHRWPTENPQPVNDGSGTAGSRGTVCNVLRGVDAGSGATTLSTWAGTDFPAKLPTGSSSAYVTPGSGQLYRQFQGRETKAGPVFLVTDTGLRYVLQSNADSGADDAGIGTTAKDRRQAQQEAQQAQTRLGYKDLDPAPIPAAWSEFLPTGPRLSTTAARQPQGS
- the mycP gene encoding type VII secretion-associated serine protease mycosin, with product MPHLPSLLRTATTVVAATVLTTAPVVLAPPAAAADLPYSDQCAFPNGKYPGRPWSLQRVLLDELWSQSTGKGMRVAVIDTGVDVTNPQLTDAVDAKSGRNFLPENLKDDDGNPIERGKENGTTDTVGHGTKVAGIIAARPAKGTGFVGLAPDATIIPIQQNDAEGNGDVGTLTAAIRYAVQAGADVINISQDTTKPMTSTSDLKLAIDQALNKKIVVVASAGNDGLGGNVKETYPASYEGVLAVAASDRNNERAAFSQSGEFVGVAAPGVDMISTVPKGGHCSDNGTSFSAPYVAGLAALIKAKHPDWTAQQIVAQIEQTAERTTAGHDRLVGWGVVDPVRALTQDEHPLESPSPQAGLGKPEAPTPAKFQIGETAEERNARLATYVAVGAVVLVAGMGGTAVALRDARRRQRRRAEGGSWTR